The Saccharomonospora glauca K62 genome has a segment encoding these proteins:
- a CDS encoding ABC-2 transporter permease, whose protein sequence is MGNLIKAEFRKTLSLGLWWGLAIPAFVTALVFALSWGASVNDFNDFLGSSDAQELAMVLGIEVDKMPVGLLSLGRAINIGVFFAVLFGVTALANEYARKTISTTFLTAPNRASVLSAKMVTYIVWGLVYGLIAVIAASIGTVITVDSDGLPSAGQWFGIAGAGLLAGVLGSLFGVGLGAVWNSIAGPTVFLCVWMLLIENILVLVAFFSAEVTWLGGVLPNGALNGVVGSIGAEAFGAIGSSMAEQLDQIDEALRWGMQFFAGAPGAFSWWASALIFFAWTMLFFGIGWAANQNRDIT, encoded by the coding sequence ATAGGCAACCTGATCAAGGCGGAGTTCCGTAAGACGCTCAGTCTTGGCCTGTGGTGGGGACTGGCCATCCCCGCGTTCGTCACGGCCCTGGTGTTCGCGCTGAGCTGGGGCGCGTCCGTCAACGACTTCAACGACTTCCTCGGCAGCAGCGACGCCCAGGAACTGGCCATGGTGCTCGGCATCGAAGTCGACAAGATGCCCGTGGGGCTGCTCTCGCTCGGCCGGGCCATCAACATCGGGGTCTTCTTCGCGGTGCTGTTCGGGGTCACGGCGCTGGCGAACGAGTACGCCCGCAAGACGATCAGCACCACGTTCCTCACCGCCCCGAACCGCGCGTCCGTGCTGTCGGCGAAGATGGTCACCTACATCGTCTGGGGCCTCGTCTACGGCCTCATCGCCGTGATCGCGGCCAGCATCGGCACGGTGATCACCGTGGACAGCGACGGGCTGCCCTCCGCGGGACAGTGGTTCGGCATCGCCGGCGCCGGCCTGTTGGCCGGTGTCCTGGGCAGTCTCTTCGGGGTCGGGCTCGGCGCGGTGTGGAACAGCATCGCCGGTCCCACCGTGTTCCTGTGCGTGTGGATGCTGCTCATCGAGAACATCCTCGTTCTGGTGGCGTTCTTCTCCGCCGAGGTGACCTGGCTCGGCGGGGTGCTGCCGAACGGCGCCCTGAACGGCGTCGTCGGCTCCATCGGAGCGGAGGCGTTCGGCGCGATCGGCTCGTCGATGGCCGAGCAGCTCGACCAGATCGACGAGGCGCTGCGGTGGGGTATGCAGTTCTTCGCGGGAGCGCCGGGCGCGTTCTCGTGGTGGGCCTCCGCCCTGATCTTCTTCGCATGGACCATGCTGTTCTTCGGGATCGGTTGGGCGGCCAACCAGAACCGCGACATCACCTGA